Proteins from one Streptomyces sp. NBC_00289 genomic window:
- a CDS encoding transposase, whose product MVAREAFPKGCLAMRVRDALGPLFDDEIFRSAFGVRGRPGVAPGQLALVSVLQFAENLTDRQAAHAVRARIDWKYLLGLELADPASTSPY is encoded by the coding sequence ATGGTGGCGCGAGAAGCGTTCCCGAAGGGCTGCCTGGCGATGCGGGTGCGGGACGCGCTCGGTCCGCTCTTCGACGACGAGATCTTCAGGTCCGCATTCGGTGTGCGTGGCCGACCCGGTGTCGCGCCGGGGCAGCTGGCACTGGTCAGTGTGCTGCAGTTCGCGGAGAACCTGACGGACCGCCAGGCCGCCCACGCAGTACGAGCGAGAATCGACTGGAAGTACCTGCTCGGCCTCGAGCTGGCCGACCCGGCTTCGACTTCACCGTACTGA
- a CDS encoding IS3 family transposase, which yields MLIKAECIRGRVFTTRAEANLALFEYIDGPRCPIG from the coding sequence ATGCTGATCAAGGCAGAGTGCATCCGCGGGCGCGTCTTCACCACCCGGGCCGAGGCGAATCTCGCGCTGTTCGAGTACATCGACGGACCCCGTTGCCCAATTGGGTGA